In Gemmata obscuriglobus, a single genomic region encodes these proteins:
- a CDS encoding VOC family protein, which yields MRPNADATPVDPRTRIGHVHLKVADLERALRFYCGVLGFEITQRYGTQAAFVSAGGYHHHIGLNTWESRGGSPPPPGTTGLFHVAILYPTRAALADALRRVIAAGVSLDGASDHGVSEALYLRDPDDNGVELYWDRQPEVWPRTASGELAMVTRRLDLNGLLAEAPPRQDRTVTERNPAPVA from the coding sequence ATGCGCCCCAATGCTGATGCTACGCCAGTGGACCCGCGAACGCGGATCGGTCACGTGCACCTCAAGGTTGCCGACCTGGAACGCGCGCTGCGGTTCTATTGCGGCGTTCTCGGTTTCGAGATCACTCAGCGATACGGGACGCAAGCCGCGTTCGTGTCGGCGGGCGGGTATCACCACCACATCGGGCTGAACACGTGGGAGAGCCGGGGCGGATCGCCCCCGCCGCCGGGAACGACGGGGCTGTTCCACGTCGCCATTCTCTACCCGACGCGGGCGGCGCTGGCCGACGCCCTGCGCCGCGTGATCGCCGCCGGCGTCTCGCTGGACGGTGCGAGCGATCACGGGGTCAGTGAAGCCCTCTACTTGCGCGATCCGGACGATAACGGCGTGGAACTGTACTGGGACCGGCAACCGGAAGTTTGGCCGCGAACGGCCAGCGGTGAGCTGGCAATGGTCACCCGACGCCTCGATCTGAACGGCCTGCTGGCCGAAGCCCCGCCCAGGCAGGACCGCACGGTGACCGAGAGAAATCCCGCTCCCGTTGCGTAA
- a CDS encoding DUF6370 family protein, producing the protein MLRAALALALGFAVVTLAGSGNLTADDKKPETKKLEGKLTCTKCSLSETKTCGHALVVKEGEKEVKYYLSDKGAKESYHGKCCTAPVDATVTGKVVEKDKKLTIEEPKVEIKK; encoded by the coding sequence ATGCTGCGCGCCGCTTTAGCGCTCGCCCTCGGCTTCGCCGTCGTCACTCTGGCCGGTAGCGGTAACCTGACCGCAGACGACAAGAAGCCGGAAACCAAGAAGCTCGAAGGCAAGCTCACCTGCACCAAGTGCTCGCTGAGCGAGACCAAGACTTGCGGCCACGCACTCGTGGTCAAGGAAGGCGAGAAGGAAGTCAAATACTACCTGAGCGACAAGGGCGCCAAGGAAAGCTACCACGGCAAGTGCTGCACCGCCCCGGTGGACGCCACCGTGACCGGCAAGGTGGTCGAGAAGGATAAGAAGTTGACCATCGAAGAGCCGAAGGTCGAGATCAAGAAGTAA
- the ispH gene encoding 4-hydroxy-3-methylbut-2-enyl diphosphate reductase, with translation MQIILANPRGFCAGVNMAISALETALTHYGSPLYVYHEIVHNRPIVERFQKLGVVFVNDISEVPNGGTVLYSAHGVSPVIRQHSQQRNLRAIDATCPLVTKVHKEAIKFAKEGYTIILVGHEGHDEVIGTMGEAPANMVLVEDAAGVEKLTLPADAKLAFLTQTTLSVDEAKNVIDALKRKYPQIVGPNKDDICYATQNRQDAVKQLVGEVDKVLVLGSQNSSNSQRLAELARTNGRPAYLIDRVSELKDEWFAPTDTVLVTAGASAPEEHVQDCIEHLRTKFGATVETRVVREEDVSFPLPRELRVLAG, from the coding sequence ATGCAGATCATCCTGGCCAACCCGCGTGGGTTCTGTGCGGGCGTGAACATGGCCATTTCGGCACTGGAAACGGCACTCACGCACTACGGCAGTCCGCTCTACGTGTACCACGAGATCGTTCACAACCGGCCCATCGTTGAGCGGTTCCAGAAGCTCGGGGTGGTGTTCGTCAACGACATCTCCGAGGTGCCGAACGGCGGAACGGTGCTGTACAGCGCGCACGGCGTGTCCCCGGTGATTCGGCAGCACTCGCAGCAGCGCAACCTGCGCGCGATCGACGCGACCTGCCCGCTCGTCACCAAGGTTCATAAGGAGGCGATCAAGTTCGCGAAGGAGGGGTACACCATCATCCTCGTCGGGCACGAGGGGCACGACGAGGTGATCGGCACGATGGGCGAGGCGCCCGCGAACATGGTGCTCGTCGAGGACGCGGCCGGCGTGGAGAAGCTTACGCTCCCAGCCGACGCCAAGCTCGCGTTCCTGACCCAGACGACCCTCAGCGTGGACGAGGCGAAGAACGTCATCGACGCTCTCAAACGTAAGTACCCGCAAATCGTCGGGCCGAACAAGGACGACATCTGTTACGCCACACAGAACCGCCAGGACGCCGTGAAGCAACTCGTGGGCGAAGTGGATAAGGTTCTGGTTCTGGGTAGTCAGAACAGTTCGAACAGCCAGCGCCTCGCGGAACTGGCCCGAACGAACGGCCGCCCCGCGTACCTCATCGACCGCGTCAGCGAACTGAAGGACGAGTGGTTCGCGCCGACCGACACGGTCCTGGTGACGGCCGGCGCGAGCGCGCCAGAGGAGCACGTTCAAGACTGCATTGAACACCTGCGCACGAAGTTTGGCGCCACGGTGGAAACCCGTGTGGTCCGCGAGGAGGATGTGAGCTTCCCGCTACCTCGTGAGCTGCGCGTCCTAGCGGGGTAA
- a CDS encoding DUF1559 domain-containing protein — MRLHHTRSATIVAAALSVGLLALPACKKKKSPPTVADTPSPSDPVPPPGPTGEVPNVGGLSLPQPPRAPIFRTQNPRAAAVRATAEKNMKDVVMAIQNFEATHGALPAGYADKTGKPGLSWRVAILPFLEQDPLFRQFKLDEAWDSPNNIKLLDKMPKQFAPPNEPTYGYTFTRGFTGPNTWLPPLQQPVRPGQQLFGVKLLNITDGTSNTALIADAWDPVIWTKPDEMVFSPNSVPKLGGVFESGTIVGLADGSTHLVRKNADPTLFPRLIQINDGQPVQLD, encoded by the coding sequence GTGCGTCTTCACCACACCCGCTCGGCGACAATTGTCGCCGCGGCGCTGTCGGTCGGGTTGCTCGCGCTGCCCGCCTGCAAAAAGAAAAAGAGCCCGCCGACGGTCGCCGACACTCCGTCTCCTTCGGACCCCGTGCCTCCTCCGGGTCCGACCGGGGAGGTGCCGAACGTGGGCGGCCTCAGTTTGCCACAGCCGCCGCGCGCTCCGATCTTCCGCACCCAGAACCCGCGGGCGGCCGCAGTTCGGGCAACGGCCGAGAAGAACATGAAAGACGTGGTGATGGCGATCCAGAACTTCGAAGCCACTCACGGCGCACTGCCGGCCGGGTACGCGGACAAGACGGGAAAGCCCGGACTCAGTTGGCGGGTTGCGATTCTGCCGTTCCTTGAACAGGATCCGTTGTTCCGGCAGTTCAAGTTGGACGAGGCGTGGGACAGCCCGAACAACATCAAGTTGCTCGACAAGATGCCCAAACAGTTCGCCCCGCCGAACGAGCCCACTTACGGGTACACGTTCACACGTGGGTTCACCGGGCCGAACACCTGGCTCCCGCCGCTCCAGCAACCGGTGCGCCCCGGGCAACAGCTTTTCGGCGTGAAACTCCTCAACATCACCGACGGAACTTCGAACACCGCTCTGATCGCCGACGCGTGGGACCCGGTCATCTGGACCAAGCCCGATGAGATGGTGTTCAGCCCCAACAGTGTCCCCAAGCTCGGTGGCGTGTTCGAAAGTGGCACGATCGTTGGCCTGGCCGACGGGTCCACGCACCTCGTCCGCAAGAACGCGGACCCGACCTTGTTCCCGCGCCTGATTCAGATCAACGACGGCCAACCGGTGCAGCTCGATTGA
- a CDS encoding carboxypeptidase M32 gives MTAAESYSELLRRSKALGVLNSCAAALGWDHQTYMPAKGAALRGEQMALLAALSHQKLTDPKNGELLAAVEGTDLVTDPESDAGANVREWRRGYDRATKIPQALVEELARVTTQAQQVWEQAKKKNDYASFRPLLEQVVKLKRDEAAAVGFNDHPYNALIEEYEPGTTVAELKVLFAGLTAELAPLVKKIVAAPKQPDKGVLERDFPIDRQKMFAEAAAAAIGFDFAGGRLDTTAHPFCSGFGPGDCRITTRYNPKFFNEAFFGVLHETGHAMYEQNLPAKHFGTPLGVACSFGIHESQSRLWENQVGRGRPFWEHFFPRLKQTFPAAFADVAPESFYFAVNEVKPSLIRVEADEATYNLHIALRFELELALLSGDLKPADLPGAWNDRFEALFGLRVPDDARGCLQDIHWSFGGIGYFPTYTLGNLYAAQLMDAVRREFGPALDDDFRRGDFSRLKGWLNQNVYAHGQRFRAGELCRRATGAPLSPKPFLSYLNEKFGALYGVC, from the coding sequence ATGACCGCCGCCGAAAGCTACTCCGAACTCCTCCGCCGCTCGAAAGCACTCGGCGTTCTGAACTCGTGTGCCGCCGCCCTGGGCTGGGATCATCAGACCTACATGCCCGCGAAGGGCGCCGCGCTGCGCGGCGAGCAGATGGCCCTTTTGGCCGCTCTTTCGCACCAGAAGCTCACCGACCCCAAGAACGGCGAACTGCTCGCGGCCGTCGAGGGGACGGACCTCGTCACCGACCCCGAGAGCGACGCGGGCGCGAACGTCCGCGAGTGGCGCCGCGGGTACGACCGCGCCACCAAGATCCCGCAAGCGCTGGTCGAGGAGTTGGCCCGAGTGACCACCCAGGCCCAGCAGGTGTGGGAGCAGGCCAAGAAGAAGAACGACTACGCCAGTTTCCGCCCGCTGCTAGAGCAGGTGGTGAAGCTCAAGCGCGACGAGGCCGCCGCCGTCGGCTTCAACGACCACCCGTACAACGCGTTGATCGAGGAGTACGAGCCCGGAACGACGGTCGCAGAACTGAAAGTGCTGTTCGCAGGCCTCACGGCCGAACTCGCGCCCTTGGTGAAGAAGATCGTGGCCGCGCCGAAGCAGCCCGATAAGGGTGTGTTGGAGCGTGACTTCCCGATCGACCGCCAGAAGATGTTCGCCGAGGCCGCCGCCGCGGCGATCGGGTTCGACTTCGCCGGCGGCCGGCTCGATACGACCGCGCACCCCTTCTGCTCGGGGTTCGGGCCGGGCGACTGCCGCATCACCACCCGCTACAACCCGAAGTTCTTCAACGAGGCGTTCTTCGGCGTGCTCCACGAGACGGGGCATGCGATGTACGAGCAGAACCTCCCCGCAAAGCACTTCGGCACGCCTCTTGGTGTGGCGTGCTCGTTCGGCATCCACGAATCGCAGTCACGGTTGTGGGAGAACCAGGTCGGGCGCGGGCGGCCGTTCTGGGAACACTTCTTCCCCCGGCTGAAGCAAACGTTTCCTGCCGCCTTTGCTGATGTCGCGCCCGAGTCTTTCTACTTCGCCGTCAACGAGGTGAAGCCGTCGCTGATCCGCGTCGAGGCGGATGAAGCGACCTACAACTTGCACATCGCGCTGCGGTTCGAACTCGAACTGGCCCTGCTGTCGGGCGATCTGAAACCGGCCGACCTTCCCGGCGCCTGGAACGATCGGTTCGAAGCTCTATTCGGGCTTCGGGTTCCGGACGACGCGCGGGGCTGCTTGCAGGACATTCACTGGAGCTTCGGCGGGATCGGGTACTTCCCGACCTATACGCTCGGGAACCTCTATGCGGCCCAACTGATGGACGCGGTGCGGCGCGAGTTCGGGCCGGCGCTCGACGACGACTTCCGGCGCGGTGACTTCTCGCGCCTGAAGGGGTGGTTGAACCAGAACGTCTACGCTCACGGGCAGCGGTTCAGGGCCGGTGAACTGTGCCGCCGAGCGACCGGCGCGCCGCTCTCGCCGAAGCCGTTCCTGTCGTACCTGAATGAAAAATTCGGAGCCCTGTACGGAGTGTGCTAA
- a CDS encoding serine/threonine protein kinase, translating into MQPPKTTEPLPPTTVTETAATAATDTRAHPFPHREVPGEGSAPPPEVGTIVGPFVLQEKLGEGVSCHVFRGWDQYRSCPVALKILNWANVYDRAAAMKQLRMEAATLARVKHTKVVRFIDFGFDPRWPYLVTEFFEGRPLGELLRAGGALPPEWCLFLIGQMADALGAVWQAGVVHRDIKPDNILVGPNGSAKLIDFGLAKADVLAARERAGPEMAGTAAYLAPEQAKDASTVDHRADIYSLGVTLYEALTGRLPFEGRNRVQVIFQHLNTPPVPPAERVEGIPPLVSDLCLWMLTKNRDDRPQNYSELRQALDTVIGVPL; encoded by the coding sequence ATGCAGCCTCCGAAAACGACTGAACCGCTGCCGCCGACCACTGTGACCGAAACCGCGGCCACAGCCGCGACGGACACACGGGCGCACCCGTTCCCGCACCGTGAGGTGCCGGGAGAGGGAAGTGCGCCGCCGCCCGAAGTGGGCACCATCGTCGGGCCGTTCGTTCTTCAGGAGAAACTCGGCGAAGGCGTTTCGTGCCACGTGTTTCGCGGCTGGGACCAGTACCGTTCGTGTCCCGTCGCGCTGAAAATCCTGAACTGGGCGAACGTTTACGATCGTGCGGCGGCGATGAAACAGCTCCGCATGGAAGCTGCGACGCTCGCGCGGGTCAAACATACCAAGGTTGTGCGGTTCATTGACTTCGGGTTCGACCCCCGGTGGCCTTACTTGGTCACTGAGTTCTTCGAGGGCCGTCCGCTCGGCGAATTGCTCCGCGCCGGCGGTGCGCTCCCGCCCGAGTGGTGTTTGTTCTTGATCGGACAAATGGCCGACGCGCTGGGGGCCGTTTGGCAGGCCGGGGTGGTCCACCGCGACATCAAGCCGGACAACATACTCGTGGGGCCGAACGGCAGCGCGAAGCTGATTGACTTCGGCCTCGCGAAAGCGGACGTGCTCGCCGCGCGCGAGCGGGCCGGTCCCGAGATGGCCGGAACCGCCGCCTATCTTGCCCCCGAGCAGGCCAAGGACGCGAGCACCGTCGATCACCGGGCCGACATTTATTCGCTCGGCGTCACACTTTACGAGGCGCTCACCGGCCGGTTGCCGTTCGAGGGCCGCAACCGCGTACAGGTGATTTTCCAACACCTCAACACCCCACCGGTGCCGCCGGCCGAACGCGTCGAAGGCATCCCGCCGCTGGTGTCGGACCTGTGCCTGTGGATGCTGACCAAGAACCGCGATGACCGCCCGCAGAACTACTCGGAACTGCGTCAGGCCCTGGACACCGTCATCGGCGTCCCGCTCTGA
- a CDS encoding DUF2007 domain-containing protein, with protein MAGKLVTIATFEQGARAHLARGVLEEAGIRATVTDEAVVTMDWLLGGAVGWVKVQVLEEDADRAVAVLEETLGAETGPVDEAALAAEAEAAGEADAAERPQPEPVAIVPIDAAGAQPPSERDEYARRAFLAAFFGLIVPLLWFYALYLFLNAAFGTGSISPRYKNRLLAIGALLAIGFFTAMYLIALYRDPFP; from the coding sequence ATGGCGGGTAAGCTGGTCACGATCGCGACGTTCGAGCAGGGCGCGCGCGCCCACCTCGCCCGCGGGGTGCTGGAAGAGGCCGGGATCAGGGCGACGGTTACGGACGAAGCCGTTGTTACAATGGACTGGCTGCTGGGCGGCGCGGTGGGATGGGTAAAAGTGCAGGTACTCGAAGAGGACGCGGACCGAGCCGTAGCGGTTCTGGAGGAAACGCTGGGTGCCGAAACCGGCCCGGTGGATGAGGCGGCATTGGCAGCAGAGGCCGAAGCCGCCGGGGAAGCGGACGCCGCCGAAAGGCCGCAGCCGGAACCGGTAGCAATTGTGCCGATTGACGCAGCCGGGGCCCAACCTCCATCCGAGCGAGACGAGTACGCCCGACGGGCGTTTCTGGCCGCATTCTTCGGGTTGATCGTTCCGCTATTGTGGTTTTACGCACTGTACCTGTTCCTGAATGCGGCGTTCGGAACCGGGTCCATCAGCCCGCGATACAAGAACCGGCTGCTCGCCATAGGCGCGTTACTTGCCATCGGTTTTTTCACCGCCATGTACCTGATTGCCCTGTACCGAGACCCGTTCCCGTGA
- a CDS encoding tRNA modification GTPase — MSLTATAAPHPGDTIVALSSAPDPGARAIVRVSGPNARAVVARVFAAEPLPTSPGSRRFVRGVLRLSGVSSPLPAVLYFFAGPKSYTGQDLAELHLVGSPPLVERLISDLLSAGARPARPGEFTMRAFLAGKKDLPQAEAVQAVIEAGTDSDLSAALEQLAGGVSRPLDALRDDLLNLLADVEAALDFADEDIEFVTQAATVARVRGAVEHLEMVRKQLDARTLSGRSVRVALVGLPNAGKSSLFNALASGAALVSPVAGTTRDYLTKPLALAGVPVELVDTAGWLDATDTIEEQAQRLGAEQATRADVIVWCDESGAFGARDKTHLRATGAELLKVRTKSDLTSEVSEGQSLACSVIAPGGLDLLLAALVDAATSLTRSALAPSQSRCRGHVLACLEHLWEAETLAARGEHPELLALALRGALEPLGEMTGAIYTNDLLDRIFSRFCIGK, encoded by the coding sequence GTGAGCCTGACTGCGACTGCCGCTCCCCACCCCGGCGACACCATCGTTGCACTCTCGTCTGCGCCCGATCCCGGAGCGCGAGCGATCGTGCGCGTGAGCGGTCCGAACGCGCGTGCGGTGGTCGCGCGAGTGTTTGCGGCGGAACCGCTCCCCACGTCCCCCGGCTCGCGCCGGTTCGTTCGCGGCGTGCTGCGACTCAGCGGCGTGAGTTCGCCGCTGCCCGCGGTGCTGTACTTCTTTGCCGGCCCGAAGTCGTACACCGGCCAGGACCTGGCAGAACTGCACCTCGTCGGCTCGCCGCCGCTGGTGGAGCGGCTCATCAGTGACCTGCTGTCAGCCGGCGCGCGGCCCGCGCGGCCGGGCGAGTTCACGATGCGGGCATTCCTCGCGGGTAAGAAGGACCTGCCCCAGGCGGAAGCGGTGCAGGCGGTGATCGAGGCCGGCACCGACTCCGACCTCTCGGCGGCACTGGAGCAACTCGCGGGCGGGGTGTCGCGCCCGCTGGATGCCCTCCGTGACGACCTGCTGAACCTTCTCGCCGACGTGGAAGCCGCGCTCGACTTCGCCGACGAGGACATCGAGTTCGTCACGCAAGCCGCGACCGTTGCGCGGGTGCGCGGCGCGGTTGAACATCTCGAAATGGTGCGGAAACAACTCGACGCCCGCACCCTGTCCGGACGTTCGGTGCGGGTAGCACTGGTGGGCTTACCGAACGCGGGCAAGAGCAGCTTGTTTAACGCGCTGGCGAGCGGTGCGGCACTGGTCAGCCCGGTCGCCGGCACCACGCGGGACTACCTCACGAAGCCGCTCGCCCTCGCCGGCGTGCCGGTCGAACTGGTCGACACCGCCGGCTGGCTGGACGCCACCGACACGATTGAGGAGCAAGCACAACGACTCGGAGCCGAGCAGGCAACGCGTGCGGACGTGATCGTGTGGTGCGACGAGTCGGGCGCGTTTGGCGCTCGGGACAAAACCCACCTTCGCGCGACGGGGGCGGAGCTACTCAAAGTGCGCACGAAAAGCGATTTGACGAGTGAGGTTTCGGAGGGCCAGTCGCTCGCCTGCTCGGTCATTGCACCCGGCGGACTCGACTTGCTGCTCGCCGCACTAGTTGACGCCGCGACCTCGCTGACGCGCTCGGCGCTCGCGCCGAGCCAGAGCCGGTGCCGGGGGCACGTGCTCGCGTGCCTTGAGCACTTGTGGGAAGCGGAAACCCTGGCAGCGCGCGGCGAGCACCCCGAGTTGCTCGCGCTGGCGCTTCGCGGCGCTCTGGAGCCGCTCGGCGAGATGACGGGGGCCATCTACACCAACGATCTGCTTGATCGCATATTTTCGCGATTCTGCATCGGGAAATAG
- a CDS encoding TIGR03067 domain-containing protein: protein MNRFVLSMVCGAVAGVVLADEPKADAKKAAVEKALKVFTGTWEIVTVTPDGATKDARRLVFNKDGTYAAQDKDGKELWAGTFEIDPTAAPKVWDHRSHDAKKTGADVLGIYELDCDKLKVACVVGQWKDKQWTGKARPKSVDPKTADVVIEMNRVKG, encoded by the coding sequence ATGAACCGGTTCGTGCTGAGCATGGTGTGCGGGGCAGTGGCGGGTGTGGTCCTTGCGGACGAACCCAAGGCTGACGCCAAGAAAGCCGCGGTCGAGAAGGCACTGAAGGTGTTCACGGGCACCTGGGAGATCGTCACCGTGACGCCGGACGGGGCGACGAAGGACGCCCGGCGGCTGGTGTTCAACAAGGACGGCACCTACGCGGCCCAAGACAAGGACGGGAAGGAACTCTGGGCGGGGACGTTCGAGATCGACCCGACGGCGGCCCCAAAGGTGTGGGACCACCGGTCGCACGACGCGAAGAAGACGGGCGCGGACGTACTCGGCATCTACGAACTCGACTGTGACAAGTTGAAGGTGGCCTGCGTGGTCGGGCAGTGGAAAGACAAGCAGTGGACCGGCAAGGCGCGCCCGAAGTCGGTCGACCCGAAAACGGCGGATGTGGTGATCGAGATGAATCGGGTCAAAGGGTAG
- a CDS encoding SDR family NAD(P)-dependent oxidoreductase, translating into MSKLQDKVALVTGASKGIGAGIARELAVAGAAVVVNYANDQSGADAVVGEIIQAGGRAIAAPGDVSKAADVARLLAETRRAFGALDVLVNNAGVYMPMPLEAVTEDEFHREFDTNVLGPLLVIREALKLFGPHGGSVINIGSGASRMCPPGYSVYAACKAALDAITGVLAKELAPRKIRVNSVNPGATLSEGTKAAGLYGTGSEFEKQLVAMTPLGRIGMPQDIARVVAFLASDDSAWLTGEVILASGGLR; encoded by the coding sequence ATGTCAAAACTGCAAGACAAAGTGGCCCTGGTGACCGGGGCGTCGAAGGGGATCGGGGCCGGCATCGCCCGGGAACTGGCCGTCGCCGGGGCGGCCGTCGTGGTGAACTACGCCAACGACCAGAGCGGCGCGGACGCGGTGGTTGGCGAGATCATTCAGGCCGGCGGCCGAGCCATCGCGGCTCCGGGCGATGTGTCCAAGGCAGCCGATGTGGCCCGACTGCTGGCCGAAACCCGACGGGCATTCGGCGCGCTCGACGTGCTCGTGAACAACGCCGGGGTCTACATGCCGATGCCGCTGGAGGCAGTCACCGAGGACGAGTTCCACCGCGAGTTCGACACGAACGTGCTCGGACCGCTGCTGGTCATCCGGGAGGCACTCAAGCTCTTCGGGCCGCACGGCGGCAGCGTCATCAACATCGGCTCCGGCGCCTCACGGATGTGCCCGCCCGGCTACTCGGTTTACGCGGCCTGCAAGGCGGCTCTGGACGCCATCACGGGAGTTCTGGCGAAGGAGTTGGCCCCGCGGAAGATCCGCGTGAACTCGGTCAATCCCGGTGCCACGCTGAGCGAGGGCACCAAGGCCGCGGGCCTGTACGGCACCGGCAGCGAGTTCGAAAAACAACTGGTCGCAATGACACCGCTCGGCCGCATCGGCATGCCACAGGACATCGCGAGGGTCGTGGCGTTTCTGGCGTCCGACGATTCCGCCTGGCTGACCGGCGAGGTCATCCTCGCTTCCGGCGGGCTGCGGTAG
- a CDS encoding RNA polymerase sigma factor yields MFNPFTEVIDESDDLALVESARGGSLEALEKLVLRHQAWVYNVAVRMVFHPQDAEEVTQEVLIKAVTRLSTFRGESAFRTWLYRIATSHVLNMKRRGGELRPQTFSSYAAAINDTPDLDLPDPKSVPVDVPLLVEEAKLTCTTGMLMCLDRKQRLVFTLGEILGTSDTVGGEVLEMSADNFRQSLTRARRDLYQFMHGQCGLVNANNPCRCPKKTKGFIAGGHVDPDHLLFVPLRVRRIKDVAADTVREIEDVLDRKYAALFREHAFLEPPDQVAWVRRVLDGPDIRTALHLD; encoded by the coding sequence GTGTTCAACCCGTTCACGGAGGTCATCGACGAGTCCGATGACCTCGCCCTCGTCGAATCGGCGAGGGGCGGCAGCCTGGAGGCCCTGGAAAAGCTCGTCCTGCGGCACCAGGCGTGGGTGTACAACGTCGCCGTCCGCATGGTCTTCCACCCGCAGGACGCTGAGGAGGTGACCCAGGAAGTGCTCATCAAGGCCGTCACCCGGCTGAGCACGTTTCGGGGGGAGAGCGCGTTCCGCACCTGGCTCTACCGCATCGCTACGAGCCATGTACTGAACATGAAGCGACGCGGCGGCGAACTCCGACCGCAGACGTTCTCGTCCTATGCGGCGGCCATCAACGACACCCCCGATCTGGACCTGCCCGACCCGAAGAGCGTGCCCGTGGACGTGCCGCTGCTCGTTGAGGAGGCCAAACTGACTTGCACGACCGGGATGCTGATGTGTCTCGACCGCAAGCAGCGGCTCGTGTTCACCCTCGGCGAGATCCTCGGCACCAGCGACACCGTCGGCGGCGAGGTGCTGGAGATGTCGGCCGACAACTTCCGGCAAAGTCTGACCCGCGCCCGCCGCGACCTTTACCAGTTCATGCACGGCCAGTGCGGCTTGGTGAACGCGAACAACCCGTGCCGGTGTCCCAAGAAGACGAAGGGGTTCATCGCCGGCGGCCACGTCGATCCCGACCACTTGCTCTTCGTTCCGCTGCGCGTCCGGCGGATCAAGGACGTTGCGGCCGACACGGTGCGCGAGATCGAGGACGTTCTCGACCGCAAGTACGCGGCCCTCTTCCGTGAGCACGCGTTCCTCGAACCGCCCGATCAAGTCGCGTGGGTCCGCCGGGTTCTTGACGGCCCCGACATCCGCACCGCCTTGCACCTGGATTGA
- a CDS encoding YqaE/Pmp3 family membrane protein, with protein MLALLVVLCPPFAVLLTDSPSQAFKNIGLTLLFYVPGVLHARSVVETYRTHRQYDSLMRVLESRATLRASRQPALTAR; from the coding sequence ATGTTAGCGCTACTTGTGGTCCTGTGCCCGCCGTTCGCGGTGCTGTTGACCGATTCCCCGTCCCAGGCGTTCAAGAACATTGGGCTGACACTGCTGTTTTATGTTCCCGGTGTTCTGCACGCACGCTCGGTTGTAGAGACCTACCGCACTCACCGGCAGTACGATTCTCTTATGCGGGTACTCGAGAGCCGCGCCACGCTGCGCGCGTCCCGGCAGCCGGCTCTGACGGCCCGCTGA